Proteins encoded within one genomic window of Streptomyces profundus:
- a CDS encoding ATP-binding protein, whose translation MSTTTLASPFEHPTVSHTLPRAEQSAATARRLTRAALAQWGLGELADDVALVVSELVTNAVQHTTCASIRVRLTRLDQRRVQVAVVDKSHTPPMRRTPTDSEDSGRGLTLVEAVTTRWGTDPLPWGKRVWADLELTSGT comes from the coding sequence ATGTCCACAACCACCCTGGCCAGCCCTTTCGAACACCCCACCGTCTCCCACACCCTCCCCCGCGCCGAGCAGAGCGCCGCCACCGCTCGCCGGCTGACCCGTGCCGCGCTCGCACAGTGGGGCTTGGGGGAACTCGCGGACGACGTGGCGTTGGTCGTCTCCGAACTCGTCACCAACGCCGTCCAACACACCACATGTGCCTCGATCAGGGTCCGGCTCACACGACTGGACCAGCGCCGCGTGCAAGTCGCGGTGGTGGACAAATCCCATACTCCGCCGATGCGTCGGACTCCGACCGACTCCGAGGACAGCGGGCGGGGACTGACCCTCGTGGAGGCAGTGACCACCCGCTGGGGAACGGATCCGCTGCCGTGGGGCAAGCGCGTCTGGGCCGACCTGGAGCTGACATCCGGCACGTGA